The sequence GTTTTTATTCCCTCGCCGTGGGCAGTGTGCAGCCAGCCAATGCGCCGGCCCGGATCACCAAGGGCCTGTCCCGCAATCCCATTCCGGTCATGCTGCTGGCCAGACTGGCCGTGGACATCAGGCATCAGCACCAGGGGCTGGGGCGGGCGCTGCTCAAGGATGCGCTGCTGCGCACCCTGCAAGCGGCCGATATCGCGGGCATCCGGGCCGTGATCGTCCACGCCAAGCATGACGCGGCGCGGCGCTGGTACGAGAGCTTTGATTTCGAACCCAGTCCGACGGACCCGTATCATCTGTTCCTGCTGCTCAAGGATATCACACGGGCATGCTGACCATTTTAACCGCCACGGCTAGCGGACAAAGGGGGACTTCCTATGAAGGATCACGGCTTGTATCCGAATCCGACGTTGACCATGTGTAATCGACTGATTACAGTTTGACATGGTTTCAATAAAGGCGCTTCCAGAGTTCTCCCGGTGGATGGATGGCCTACCCGATGCCAAGGTGAGGGCGATCGTCGCGGCGCGCGTTCGGCGCTTGTCGTTTGGCCATGCTGGAGATGTCGCCCCGGTGGGTGAAGGCGTTTCGGAACTTCGGATCCATGTTGGCTCGGGCTGGCGCGTTTACTTCGTGCAGAGGGGTAGCGAAGTGATCGTGCTGTTGGCGGGAGGCTCCAAAAAGAGCCAGACCGCCGATATTCGCAAGGCCAAGGCATTGGCCAAGACGTTGGAATGAGGAGTACACGATGGCGAAGCGAACAAAAGTGAGCGAACTTCAAGAGTTTGATGCGGCGCCCTACCTCGACTCCGAAGAAGCGGTCGCCGCATACCTGACCGACATTCTGGAGGCGAACGATCCAGCCTTGCTTGCCGCCGCACTGGGTGACATTGCCCGTGCGCGTGGCATGACGGAAATAGCAAAGGCCTCGGGCATTGCCCGAGAGGCCCTGTACAAGGCTTTGCGGGCTGATGCGCAGCCTCGGTTTGACACCATCAACAAGGTCTGCGCCGCGCTCGGAGTACGGCTTGTTGTGCAGCCA is a genomic window of Deltaproteobacteria bacterium containing:
- a CDS encoding GNAT family N-acetyltransferase — protein: MSSYAAIRKLDGADRTDGFDCGQPALNLFLQRFALPNQKAGGARTYVCCVPEGVAGFYSLAVGSVQPANAPARITKGLSRNPIPVMLLARLAVDIRHQHQGLGRALLKDALLRTLQAADIAGIRAVIVHAKHDAARRWYESFDFEPSPTDPYHLFLLLKDITRAC
- a CDS encoding type II toxin-antitoxin system RelE/ParE family toxin; this encodes MVSIKALPEFSRWMDGLPDAKVRAIVAARVRRLSFGHAGDVAPVGEGVSELRIHVGSGWRVYFVQRGSEVIVLLAGGSKKSQTADIRKAKALAKTLE
- a CDS encoding putative addiction module antidote protein — encoded protein: MAKRTKVSELQEFDAAPYLDSEEAVAAYLTDILEANDPALLAAALGDIARARGMTEIAKASGIAREALYKALRADAQPRFDTINKVCAALGVRLVVQPIHV